The Bombus vancouverensis nearcticus chromosome 17, iyBomVanc1_principal, whole genome shotgun sequence genome has a window encoding:
- the LOC143303933 gene encoding uncharacterized protein LOC143303933: MTKRTDTGQQKSRISGKPSQGYGLGSDPLRPMNLLPLSPKTMKQLQTPHLSTSTSNNPRWKKEAIFRPLLSTLRAKDAIRYIPTLNGDDDVGVEDFIKEVRSMKDRCMEQDLLLKAIKVEKIVGKAAQSIRNIPIECYSDLYDALRNNLAAQVTSDEYQEQLRELRQGREESVQSFNIRFRRILNRLLYAVTNEYPQPLTRKIMTDEITKKTVRVYLKGLRRDIGRILLSSEPLNLPEAEKKAADVERYLREERQPNWSCNRLPLVSNRPNNQHMQVRRSNVPSKSPNTPVAEKPATLNQVGNRSPAERAQMKCFKCGKLGHIANKCQNFLPPSQRDRPPARIRKD; this comes from the exons ATGACGAAGAGAACAGACACAGGACAGCAGAAATCGAGAATCTCGGGAAAACCGTCGCAGGGCTACGGACTGGGTTCGGATCCCCTGCGACCGATGAATTTGCTTCCATTATCACCGAAGACAATGAAA CAGCTCCAGACACCCCACCTGTCCACCTCGACATCGAACAACCCGAGGTGGAAGAAAGAGGCtattttccgcccgctcctctccactctacgagctaaggatgcaatacgctacatcccaacgctcaacggagatgatgatgtaggagttgaagacttcatcaaagaagtgagaagtatgaaggatcgctgtatggagcaagatctattgctaaaagcaataaaagtggaaaaaatcgtggggaaagcagcccaaagtattcgcaacattcctattgagtgttacagtgatctgtacgacgcactgagaaataacttagcagcacaagtgacttcggatgagtaccaagaacaattacgagagttgagacagggacgcgaggaatcagtgcaaagttttaatattcggTTTAGAAGAATACTCAACCGTTTGCTGTACGCAGTAACCAATGAGTACCCACAACCACTAACACGTAAAATTATGACCGATGAAATCACGAAGAAGACTGTTCGTGTGTACCTAAAGGGACTCAGACGCGACATAGGGCGAATACTATTAAGCAGTGAACCCTTGAATCTTCCGGAAGCTGAAAAAAAGGCAGCCGATGTAGAACGCTACTTGCGAGAAGAACGACAACCTAATTGGTCATGTAATCGCTTACCTTTGGTTAGTAATCGCCCCAACAACCAGCATATGCAGGTAAGACGATCTAATGTACCATCAAAATCGCCTAACACGCCAGTAGCTGAGAAACCTGCTACACTTAACCAAGTAGGAAATAGATCACCTGCTGAACGCGCGCAGATGAAGTGCTTCAAGTGCGGAAAGCTGGGACATATTGCCAACAAGTGTCAAAATTTTCTACCACCGAGCCAGCGCGATCGACCACCCGCAAGGATTCGCAAGGATTGA
- the LOC117165529 gene encoding LOW QUALITY PROTEIN: ankyrin repeat and SAM domain-containing protein 6-like (The sequence of the model RefSeq protein was modified relative to this genomic sequence to represent the inferred CDS: deleted 1 base in 1 codon) produces the protein TEDLDTTLEYVPEFRPLRQQNIPANMNDENVFGENTPTPPRYRTPPRGVILNSEEANMFVLLKHYGLGEYVPIFLEQEVDIDLFMTLSNEDLIEIGIKNEADRKAILEVIIDHKKSVIQKEFITFY, from the exons ACAGAAGATCTTGATACTACTCTTGAATATGTGCCTGAATTTAGACCATTGCGCCAACAAAATATTCCTGCAAATATGAATGATGAAAATGTATTTGGAGAAAATACACCAACACCACCACGTTACAGGACACCTCCAAGAGGAGTAATCTTAAATTCAGAAGAAGCAAACATGTTTGTTTTACTAAAACATTACGGATTAGGTGAATACGTGCCTATATTTCTCGAACAAGAA GTTGACATTGATTTGTTTATGACTTTAAGTAATGaagatttaattgaaattgGTATAAAAAATGAAGCTGACAGAAAAGCTATATTAGAAGTGATA ATAGATCATAAAAAATCAGTGAtacaaaaagaattcattaccttttattaa
- the LOC117163901 gene encoding uncharacterized protein LOC117163901 → MAQAESISTLRRRRGALARGLAAIRRELDEYEASGKANRLVLTSCRSSFDELWKRILEVQYELDVLDEGEDARVDSLSQEHRELDVRFLGLFEQISATTPSTTNIGETRRKPEPTTVPEVRVPQFDGALENWTYFYDTFSSIVDRNESLTNVQKFQHLRSSITGRAAQSIQSLELTEANYSIALDTLKDKFNCPLQICMRHWNLMRNYPEIKKETPEALEDLLETLSVNLKALEHLKQPVTSNIAMIELIASKLPSSSLRKWQRTLPRQQVPSYQHLIDFLKTRANGTQFLSKEKESKGSAHKHHRQRTTIPHGRTLATTIRTVVCPTCNGPHDIRHCKVFKAKSATKRFQIVKKASLCINCLGRGHSLTQCTSAQIKVLNKQGQPIRARALLDTGSSMNFMTDKLANSLGIKQGRCAIQIGALDNLSTTAKRYTTATITSTDGKYKKTLRFLIIPAISTFIPSEPIDPSSLGLPRNIQLADPQFHCPAPIDVLLSTGSTFASLCIGQVNLAQPDEPELRLQKTRFGWVIGGSPASQTAINTFHATTTALQEDLARFWEIDEGPATTHLSESERLCEEHFRNHVRRTKEGRYIVALPFNEKLSSLGSSKAAAMSRLASLHRRFQRDKQYETAYSAVIQEYLDLGHMTKINTDHATDQGYYLPHHGVIKESSDTTKLRVVFDGSASSTTGVSLNDALHTGPKLQEDLRHILLRFRSFQYVLTGDIEKMYRQFILRPEDRPYQKILWRVDNGEIETYRLNTVTFGLSAAPYLAIRCLKQLAEDEGPRFPRAAQILRRDFYVDDALTGADTKDEALSVRNDLTNLLKLAGLNIRKWASNDRDLLRGLPEEDTNQKLHLGESSTLKTLGVFWDSADDAILYSVKTNSDTSRVTKRSISSVIAQIYDPLGLLSPVIVRAKMIMQQIWTLKVDWDESLPTDVHTEWIKYHTQLPLLNAARFPRKTIIESATKIELHGFCDASERAYGACVYVRTTDRKNNIWNRLLTARSKVAPLKSLSIPRLELSGALLLTSLISSIRQALTTKISRIVYWTDSTIVLHWIRSSPHTLKTFVANRVAEIQTKTNISDWRHVPTDDNPADLISRGQTPKEFLCPSIWKNGPRWLLQSDNYWPVWNPTPVVDLPEQKKTICLKTTINDNTLLHRYSSWPRLIRIVARCLRWRHKQHRSAHLTTDELTAAHNRLIKIVQSSHFAPEIRILQKNRSEDVGGKLQPLNPFLDEDGLLRVGGRLANSAIPFSQKHPIILPKSPVTELIIEQEHRNNHHTGTQATLYAVRLRYWPIDGRSQVWRTLRRCVRCCRANPPPVEYLMGDLPEARITESRPFTNVGIDYCGPFYIKERRDRNRRKIKTYAAIFVCLATKAVHIELVSDLTTDAFLAALRRFISRRGYCATILTDNGTNFVGANRELQELRTLLQSDDHQDRVQTFLADRQIQWRFNPPNSPHFGGLWEAAVKAFKRHLIRVVGTELLTFEHLNTLVIEIEAILNSRPLTPISSDPKDPPVLTPGHFLIGDTLTSLRERDFRAIPSGRLSTWQRIHQIKQHFWSRWYREYLNELTRRNRWDKGKHSIREGTVVILREDNVPSMQWPLGRVIKVHPGADGIIRTATVQTATSILDRGVKRLVPLPIHPDPDEAERPHGTKEVINDTPDSTARI, encoded by the exons atggccCAGGCTGAATCAATCAGCACGTTACGGCGTAGACGAGGCGCCCTAGCCCGTGGACTAGCAGCCATAAGACGCgaactcgatgaatacgaaGCGTCCGGGAAGGCAAACAGACTCGTCCTAACATCTTGCCGCAGCTCGTTCGATGAACTTTGGAAGAGGATACTCGAGGTTCAATACGAGTTAGATGTGTTAGATGAGGGGGAAGATGCGCGTGTAGATTCGTTATCGCAAGAGCATCGGGAGCTTGACGTGCGGTTCCTAGGGCTCTTTGAGCAAATCTCAGCAACAACCCCGTCGACTACAAACATAGGTGAGACACGCCGGAAACCAGAGCCAACCACCGTTCCAGAGGTCCGCGTGCCCCAATTCGACGGCGCCCTCGAGAACTGGACCTATTTCTACGACACGTTCTCATCCATAGTGGACCGTAACGAAAGTTTGACGAATGTCCAAAAGTTCCAGCATCTACGCTCATCTATAACTGGACGGGCCGCACAGAGTATCCAGTCATTAGAACTCACAGAGGCCAACTATTCCATCGCGCTTGACACACTGAAGGACAAGTTCAATTGCCCCCTCCAAATCTGCATGCGCCATTGGAATTTGATGCGCAACTATCCGGAAATCAAAAAGGAAACTCCAGAAGCCCTAGAGGATTTGTTGGAAACCCTCAGCGTAAATCTAAAAGCGCTCGAACACCTAAAACAGCCCGTCACATCGAACATAGCGATGATCGAATTGATCGCGTCGAAATTGCCCTCGTCCAGCCTGCGTAAATGGCAACGCACACTGCCCCGCCAACAGGTGCCCTCCTATCAGCATCTGATAGACTTTCTCAAAACACGGGCGAACGGGACTCAATTCCTCTCTAAAGAGAAGGAATCAAAAGGGTCAGCCCACAAACACCACCGTCAGCGGACCACCATACCGCATGGGCGAACCCTTGCTACAACCATCAGAACGGTGGTGTGTCCGACCTGCAACGGGCCTCACGATATCAGACACTGCAAAGTCTTCAAGGCCAAATCAGCGACCAAACGTTTTCAGATCGTGAAGAAGGCATCGTTATGTATAAATTGCCTAGGCAGAGGACATTCGCTGACACAGTGTACATCGG CACAGATCAAGGTTTTGAACAAACAGGGACAACCAATCCGAGCCCGAGCCTTACTCGACACTGGGTCGAGCATGAACTTCATGACGGACAAGCTCGCGAATTCCCTCGGTATAAAACAAGGGAGATGTGCGATCCAGATCGGAGCCCTCGACAATTTGAGCACCACGGCAAAACGATACACCACGGCCACAATCACGTCGACGGACGGCAAGTATAAGAAAACTTTGAGATTTCTTATTATCCCCGCCATATCGACCTTCATACCAAGCGAGCCCATCGACCCCTCGAGTCTGGGATTACCCAGAAATATTCAACTAGCCGATCCCCAATTCCATTGCCCAGCCCCGATCGATGTCTTACTTAGCACCGGATCAACATTTGCGTCGCTGTGCATCGGGCAGGTCAACCTGGCGCAACCAGACGAACCTGAACTACGTCTACAAAAAACACGGTTCGGCtgggtaatcggggggagtccagcgTCCCAAACCGCGATAAATACGTTCCACGCAACTACAACGGCTCTGCAAGAGGACCTCGCACGGTTTTGGGAGATCGACGAGGGACCGGCCACTACGCATCTTTCGGAATCTGAACGACTATGTGAAGAACATTTCCGAAACCATGTCCGACGAACCAAGGAAGGCAGATACATCGTTGCCCTACCATTCAACGAAAAGCTTTCCTCACTAGGGTCATCGAAGGCCGCTGCAATGAGCAGGCTCGCCTCTCTTCATCGCCGATTCCAACGCGACAAACAATATGAAACCGCGTACAGTGCTGTGATCCAAGAATATTTAGACTTGGGTCATATGACGAAGATCAacacggatcacgccaccgaccAAGGATATTATTTACCACATCACGGCGTGATCAAGGAATCGAGCGACACCACCAAGCTCCGAGTTGTGTTCGACGGCTCAGCTTCAAGTACCACGGGAGTGTCCCTAAACGACGCCCTTCATACGGGCCCGAAATTACAGGAAGACCTGAGACACATCCTATTGAGATTCCGGTCATTTCAATATGTCCTTACCGGCGACATCGAAAAAATGTACCGTCAATTCATCCTACGTCCAGAAGATCGTCCTTATCAAAAGATTCTGTGGCGTGTTGACAACGGAGAGATCGAAACTTACCGACTCAACACCGTAACGTTCGGTCTATCCGCAGCCCCGTATCTGGCCATCCGGTGTCTCAAACAGCTGGCAGAAGACGAGGGACCTCGATTTCCGAGAGCAGCGCAGATCCTACGGCGAGACTTCTATGTCGACGATGCGTTGACCGGAGCCGATACGAAGGACGAAGCCTTATCAGTCAGGAATGATCTCACGAACTTACTTAAGCTAGCCGGTCTAAATATCCGCAAATGGGCATCAAACGATCGGGATCTGCTACGAGGACTACCTGAGGAAGACACCAACCAGAAATTACATCTCGGTGAGTCATCTACGTTAAAAACACTCGGCGTCTTTTGGGATTCAGCCGACGATGCCATACTATATTCAGTCAAGACGAACAGTGACACCTCCCGAGTCACAAAGCGATCAATCAGCTCCGTCATCGCACAAATCTATGATCCACTGGGATTGCTCTCGCCGGTAATCGTTCGAGCAAAAATGATTATGCAACAGATCTGGACATTGAAGGTAGATTGGGACGAATCCCTTCCGACAGACGTACACACCGAATGGATCAAATACCACACCCAATTGCCGTTGTTAAATGCGGCAAGGTTCCCTCGGAAGACCATCATAGAATCCGCAACGAAAATTGAGCTACACGGATTCTGTGACGCTAGCGAAAGGGCATATGGGGCGTGCGTCTACGTGCGGACGACGGACCGAAAGAACAATATTTGGAATCGACTCCTCACGGCGCGGTCGAAGGTAGCGCCGCTCAAATCGCTCTCCATACCACGTCTCGAATTAAGCGGGGCACTTCTTCTGACATCCTTGATTTCGTCAATACGACAGGCCCTGACGACCAAGATATCGAGGATAGTATACTGGACTGACTCCACCATCGTGCTCCATTGGATCAGGTCTTCGCCGCACACCTTGAAGACATTTGTGGCGAATCGAGTCGCTGAGATACAGACCAAGACCAATATCTCCGACTGGCGTCATGTGCCTACCGACGATAATCCAGCGGATCTCATCTCCCGAGGCCAGACGCCCAAGGAATTCCTATGTCCGTCCATTTGGAAAAACGGGCCAAGGTGGCTCCTGCAAAGCGACAACTATTGGCCGGTCTGGAATCCGACACCGGTAGTCGACCTCCCGGAGCAAAAGAAGACGATCTGTCTGAAGACGACTATTAACGATAACACACTCCTCCATCGTTATTCGTCTTGGCCAAGACTAATAAGAATCGTCGCCCGGTGTCTTAGATGGAGACATAAGCAACACCGATCTGCCCATCTCACCACAGACGAACTGACTGCAGCGCACAACCGACTCATAAAAATCGTCCAATCCAGTCATTTCGCGCCTGAAATTCGGATCCTCCAGAAAAATCGAAGCGAGGACGTTGGAGGGAAACTACAGCCATTAAACCCCTTCCTCGACGAAGATGGGCTACTCCGGGTAGGAGGACGACTAGCCAACTCCGCCATACCCTTCAGCCAAAAACACCCGATCATCCTACCAAAGTCCCCGGTGACAGAGCTAATTATAGAGCAAGAGCACCGGAACAATCATCACACGGGGACACAAGCTACACTATACGCGGTGAGACTGCGCTATTGGCCAATCGACGGCCGTAGCCAGGTATGGCGCACTCTCAGAAGGTGCGTCCGCTGCTGCAGAGCCAACCCTCCACCAGTGGAATACTTGATGGGTGATTTGCCAGAGGCGCGTATTACCGAATCGCGGCCGTTCACGAACGTCGGAATCGACTACTGCGGCCCATTCTACATCAAGGAGAGGAGGGACCGCAACCGACGTAAAATCAAGACGTACGCCGCCATATTCGTCTGTCTGGCGACAAAGGCGGTCCACATAGAGTTAGTCAGCGACCTAACCACCGACGCCTTCTTGGCCGCGCTGCGCCGTTTCATCTCGCGGCGAGGATACTGCGCAACGATCCTCACCGACAACGGCACCAATTTCGTTGGGGCTAACCGGGAACTGCAAGAACTCCGGACGCTATTGCAGTCCGACGACCACCAGGATAGGGTACAGACTTTTCTCGCCGACCGACAAATACAATGGCGTTTTAATCCCCCGAACTCACCACATTTTGGCGGTCTATGGGAAGCCGCGGTTAAAGCGTTCAAACGCCATCTCATCCGCGTGGTCGGCACGGAACTCCTGACCTTTGAGCACCTCAACACCCTCGTGATAGAAATTGAGGCCATTCTCAATTCACGCCCACTGACTCCCATCTCATCCGATCCGAAAGATCCTCctgtcctcactcccggacattttctgATCGGTGACACACTAACCAGTTTACGGGAGCGTGATTTCAGGGCAATTCCATCAGGCCGGCTATCCACTTGGCAGCGCATTCACCAGATTAAGCAGCACTTCTGGAGCAGATGGTATCGAGAATACCTAAATGAGCTAACCCGCCGCAACAGATGGGACAAGGGCAAACATAGCATTCGTGAAGGCACCGTAGTAATCCTCAGGGAGGATAACGTGCCCTCTATGCAGTGGCCTTTGGGCCGCGTAATCAAGGTCCATCCAGGAGCCGACGGAATCATCCGGACCGCTACCGTGCAGACGGCAACAAGCATCCTGGACCGCGGTGTCAAAAGACTGGTCCCCTTACCCATCCACCCAGATCCAGACGAGGCCGAACGTCCACACGGAACGAAGGAGGTCATCAACGACACACCTGACTCCACAGCCAGAATTTga